A genomic segment from Nicotiana sylvestris chromosome 1, ASM39365v2, whole genome shotgun sequence encodes:
- the LOC104219119 gene encoding leucine-rich repeat receptor protein kinase MSP1-like, with protein sequence MTNKGSKWEVCVVMIILLCFTQQQVTTGSYLVHDMELLKALRNSLVQKRDVIPTWFDTKTTPCNWTGIKCEGEHVIRIDFSCGVSPLNVPFPGNIGKFRSLKHLNLSHCAFTGNISPDVWTLENLEILDLSDNRLTGELPLTISNLRNLRHLVLDDNGFSGSLPSTIDELKELRELSVHANSFSGNIPDEIGNMEKLQSLDLSSNFFSGSLPSSLGNLMELLYIDTRQNNLTGLIFPEIGNLRKLRILDLSSNMLTGHIPETIGHLKQLEVLDLQNCKFIGSIPEEISALSNLTYLNVAQNEFDGELPSSFGKLENLVYLIAPNAGLSGTIPSKLGNCKRLKIINLSFNSFSGALPDGLSGLYSLKSLVLDSNHLSGPLPMWISNWTQVESIMVPKNFLSGPLPPLNLPLLSVLDVSDNKLSGELPSEICRAKSLTILQLSDNNFTGDIQSTFKNCSRLTDLVLSGNNLSGKLPAYLGELQLITLELSKNQFSGKLPNELWESKTLMGISLSNNMLEGSIPASIAKASTLQRLQLDNNLFEGSIPRTIGNLKNLTNLSLHGNKLSGGIPVELFECRKLVSLNLGANSLSGEIPRSISKLKLLDNLVLSENQFTGPIPEEICAGFQNMPLPDSEFTQHYGMLDLSNNELAGSIPRSIKDCIVVTELLLQGNKLTGSVPREISLLGNLTLLDLSFNYFTGLVFPQLFSMTSLQGLILSHNQISGSIPDNLDSMMPSLVKLDLSNNLLSGPLPPSVFSVKSLTYLDISMNSFSGSLSFDVRSSSSLLVLNASNNQLSGALDDSLSNMTSLSILDLHSNSITGNLPPSLSALSSLTYIDLSSNSFQKSFPCSICDLEGLVFTNFSGNKFTGLAPDACTKATKCIPSEPVLPSREENYAPSPLLSHASVLALAFGALFVSLVVLIGVLRWRMLRQEAVILDRGKGKLGKTSDPTSTDELLIKKPKEPLSINIATFEQSLLRINPTAILSATENFSKSYIIGDGGFGTVYRAKLPEGRTIAVKRLNGGHVHGDREFFAEMETIGKVKHENLVPLLGYCIFADERFLIYEYMENGSLDFWLRNQADAVEALDWPTRFKICLGSARGLAFLHHGFVPHIIHRDIKSSNILLDRNFEPRVSDFGLARIISACESHVSTILAGTFGYIPPEYGQTMMATTKGDIYSFGVVMLELVTGRAPTGQADVEGGNLVGWVRWMVTNGREIETLDPFFAGSGLWKDQMLCVLSIARLCTNDEPWKRPTMLEVVKLLKEAKSNGSCGG encoded by the coding sequence ATGACAAACAAAGGTTCAAAATGGGAGGTTTGTGTAGTAATGATCATCCTTCTCTGCTTTacacaacaacaagtcacaactggCAGCTATTTGGTCCATGATATGGAGTTACTAAAGGCTCTCCGAAATTCTCTTGTCCAGAAAAGGGATGTTATTCCCACTTGGTTTGATACGAAGACTACTCCTTGCAATTGGACTGGCATAAAGTGTGAAGGTGAACATGTTATCCGGATTGATTTTTCCTGTGGAGTTTCACCACTGAATGTACCATTTCCTGGAAACATTGGAAAATTCAGATCCCTTAAGCACTTAAACCTTAGCCATTGTGCCTTCACTGGTAATATATCTCCGGATGTTTGGACTCTTGAGAATTTGGAGATACTAGACTTGAGCGACAACAGGTTAACTGGCGAGCTGCCTCTTACTATATCTAACCTGAGAAACCTGAGGCATCTTGTGCTCGACGATAATGGTTTTTCAGGTAGCTTACCATCAACAATTGATGAACTAAAGGAGCTCAGGGAATTATCAGTTCATGCCAACTCATTTTCTGGAAATATTCCTGATGAGATTGGAAACATGGAGAAGTTGCAGTCTCTTGACCTCAGCTCAAATTTCTTCTCTGGTAGTCTACCTTCCAGTCTAGGTAACTTGATGGAGCTTCTATATATCGATACTCGTCAAAACAACTTGACTGGATTGATATTTCCAGAAATTGGAAACCTAAGGAAGCTTAGAATTCTTGATCTCTCATCAAACATGTTGACTGGACATATACCTGAAACAATTGGCCATCTGAAGCAGCTCGAGGTGCTTGATCTCCAAAACTGCAAATTCATTGGAAGTATTCCTGAAGAAATTTCTGCGTTGAGCAACTTGACATACTTGAACGTTGCACAGAACGAATTTGATGGAGAGCTTCCCTCAAGCTTTGGAAAGCTAGAAAATCTGGTTTACCTTATTGCTCCGAATGCTGGATTATCTGGAACGATTCCTTCGAAACTAGGGAACTGCAAGAGGCTCAAGATAATAAATTTGTCCTTCAACTCATTTTCTGGTGCATTACCTGATGGACTTTCTGGTTTGTATTCACTTAAATCGCTTGTACTTGATTCGAATCACTTATCAGGTCCACTGCCTATGTGGATTTCCAACTGGACTCAAGTGGAATCAATAATGGTGCCAAAGAATTTTCTAAGTGGACCTCTACCACCACTTAATCTGCCTTTGCTATCAGTTCTTGATGTCAGTGACAATAAGCTATCTGGTGAGTTGCCTTCAGAAATATGTCGTGCCAAGTCATTGACCATTCTGCAGTTGTCGGATAACAATTTCACTGGTGACATCCAAAGTACTTTCAAGAACTGTTCAAGACTCACGGATTTGGTGTTGTctggaaacaacctctcgggCAAACTGCCTGCTTATCTAGGGGAACTTCAGCTCATTACTCTTGAACTATCTAAAAACCAGTTCTCTGGAAAGCTACCAAATGAACTATGGGAGTCGAAAACTTTAATGGGGATCTCACTCAGCAACAATATGCTAGAAGGTTCAATCCCAGCGAGCATTGCAAAAGCTTCAACCCTTCAGAGATTGCAACTTGATAATAATCTGTTTGAAGGAAGCATACCGCGTACCATTGGTAACTTGAAGAATTTGACCAATCTTTCTCTTCATGGTAATAAGTTAAGTGGAGGTATTCCAGTGGAGCTTTTTGAATGTAGAAAGTTAGTATCTTTAAACCTTGGTGCAAACAGTCTTTCAGGTGAAATTCCCAGATCAATATCTAAGTTGAAATTGCTAGACAATTTGGTACTGTCTGAGAATCAGTTTACTGGTCCTATACCTGAGGAGATTTGTGCTGGTTTCCAAAACATGCCTTTACCTGACTCTGAGTTCACTCAGCATTACGGCATGCTTGATTTGTCCAACAATGAATTAGCAGGGTCCATCCCACGCTCAATTAAGGATTGCATAGTTGTGACGGAGCTACTTCTACAGGGAAATAAGCTCACTGGGAGCGTTCCTCGTGAAATTTCTCTGCTTGGTAATTTAACTTTGCTTGATCTATCTTTCAATTACTTTACAGGTCTAGTGTTCCCTCAATTGTTCTCAATGACAAGCCTACAAGGTCTCATCCTATCTCATAACCAGATAAGTGGATCTATTCCTGATAATCTTGACTCAATGATGCCTAGTTTAGTCAAGCTAGATCTTTCAAATAACTTGTTGAGTGGTCCATTGCCGCCTTCTGTATTTAGTGTCAAAAGTTTGACCTATTTGGATATCAGCATGAATTCTTTCTCGGGCTCGTTGTCTTTTGATGTTAGATCCTCTAGCTCTTTGTTGGTCCTGAATGCTAGCAACAACCAACTCTCCGGCGCCCTTGATGATTCCCTCTCTAATATGACTTCCCTTTCCATACTAGATCTCCATAGCAACTCAATTACGGGCAACTTGCCGCCATCACTTTCAGCTCTTTCTTCCCTCACATATATTGATTTATCCAGCAACAGTTTTCAAAAGTCCTTTCCTTGTAGTATTTGTGACTTAGAAGGCCTTGTTTTTACCAATTTCTCCGGCAACAAATTCACTGGCCTAGCACCTGATGCTTGCACTAAAGCTACAAAATGCATACCAAGTGAACCTGTTTTACCTTCCAGGGAAGAAAACTATGCACCTTCACCACTTCTAAGTCATGCATCTGTCTTGGCTCTCGCCTTTGGTGCATTGTTCGTTTCACTTGTGGTGCTCATCGGAGTTCTCAGATGGAGAATGCTGAGACAAGAAGCTGTAATTCTTGACAGAGGTAAAGGTAAACTAGGGAAGACAAGTGACCCCACATCTACTGATGAGCTTTTGATTAAGAAGCCAAAGGAGCCTTTGAGTATCAACATTGCAACGTTTGAGCAGTCTTTGTTACGGATCAACCCTACAGCTATTCTCTCAGCCACTGAGAATTTCAGCAAGAGTTACATCATTGGTGATGGTGGCTTTGGTACTGTATACAGAGCCAAACTCCCTGAAGGCCGGACTATCGCTGTCAAGAGGTTGAATGGAGGTCACGTGCATGGTGATCGCGAGTTCTTTGCTGAAATGGAAACAATCGGGAAAGTAAAGCATGAAAATCTGGTGCCATTGCTTGGCTACTGTATCTTTGCTGATGAGAGGTTCTTGATATACGAATACATGGAGAATGGAAGTCTTGATTTCTGGTTGAGAAACCAAGCAGATGCAGTAGAGGCGCTTGATTGGCCGACTCGTTTCAAGATCTGTCTAGGGTCAGCTCGCGGACTTGCATTTCTACACCATGGTTTTGTTCCACACATCATTCACAGAGACATCAAGTCAAGCAATATACTCTTGGACAGGAATTTTGAACCACGAGTATCGGACTTTGGCCTGGCTCGGATCATTAGTGCATGTGAGAGCCATGTTAGCACAATCCTTGCTGGCACATTCGGATACATTCCACCCGAGTATGGACAGACCATGATGGCTACAACCAAAGGTGACATATATAGCTTTGGAGTGGTGATGTTGGAATTGGTGACAGGAAGGGCACCGACAGGTCAGGCTGATGTTGAGGGAGGCAATCTTGTTGGCTGGGTGAGGTGGATGGTCACAAATGGCAGGGAGATTGAAACATTGGATCCATTTTTTGCTGGTTCAGGATTATGGAAGGATCAAATGCTGTGCGTTCTTTCCATTGCAAGGTTATGCACCAACGATGAGCCATGGAAGCGACCAACAATGCTTGAAGTAGTGAAGCTGTTGAAGGAGGCCAAAAGCAATGGTTCCTGTGGAGGGTGA